From a single Desulfobacterales bacterium genomic region:
- a CDS encoding type II toxin-antitoxin system ParD family antitoxin — MQKNTSVTLGKHYEAFIAHQIEIGHFSSASEAIRAGLRLLEEKDFKMAALRRALEDGENSGYAEYTLTGLTEDLDKESVG, encoded by the coding sequence ATGCAAAAAAACACAAGCGTGACCCTTGGCAAGCACTATGAGGCATTTATTGCGCACCAAATTGAAATCGGCCATTTTTCATCGGCCAGTGAGGCGATCCGGGCTGGCCTTAGGCTTCTTGAGGAAAAGGACTTTAAAATGGCAGCGTTGCGACGCGCTCTTGAAGATGGTGAGAATAGCGGCTATGCTGAATACACTCTTACCGGCCTGACGGAAGATCTCGATAAGGAAAGCGTCGGATAG